From one Mustela nigripes isolate SB6536 chromosome 16, MUSNIG.SB6536, whole genome shotgun sequence genomic stretch:
- the PIRT gene encoding phosphoinositide-interacting protein, protein MTMEALPKAPEVDEKSPESKDLLPSQTASSLCISSRSESVWTATPRSKWEIYRKPIIIMSVGGAILLFGVVITCLAYTLKLGVNSLKVLKMIGPAFLSLGLMMLVCGLVWVPIIKKKQKQKQKSVFFQTLKSFFLNR, encoded by the coding sequence ATGACGATGGAGGCTCTCCCCAAGGCCCCGGAGGTCGATGAGAAGTCTCCAGAGTCCAAGGACCTGCTGCCCAGCCAGACAGCCAGCTCCCTGTGCATCAGCTCCAGAAGCGAGTCGGTGTGGACCGCCACCCCCCGGAGTAAGTGGGAAATCTACCGCAAACCCATCATTATCATGTCGGTGGGCGGCGCCATCCTCCTCTTCGGTGTGGTCATCACCTGCTTGGCCTACACCCTGAAGCTGGGTGTCAACAGCCTTAAGGTCCTTAAGATGATAGGGCCTGCCTTCCTGTCTCTGGGACTCATGATGCTGGTGTGCGGGCTGGTGTGGGTGCCCAtcatcaagaagaaacagaagcagaaacagaagtCAGTTTTCTTCCAGACTCTCAAGTCCTTCTTCCTGAATCGCTGA